A part of Curtobacterium sp. MCLR17_036 genomic DNA contains:
- a CDS encoding MFS transporter, whose translation MSALLTSPVATRVRGSRARRFLALAVLMLPVLLISVDNTVLSFALPSISRAVEPDAATQLWIVDSYPLVLAGLLVVMGSIGDRIGRRRILVIGATGFALFSVAAAFATDAWMLVAARVAMGVFGAMLMPATLSIIRNVFVDAGERRMALAVWSTMFAAGNALGPLVGGTLLAHFHWGSVFMVAVPILVLMLVGVPFCVPESRDPLPGPVDVPSMVLSLGALAPTVWAIKSVVHPEERGLAVALLAVGVVCGIAFVRRQLRSRTPMLDLRLFRSTAFTGSVLMNLAAMFSLTGFLFFIAQHLQLVAGLDPFASGLVLIPGSVLTIIAGLAVVPVVARVAPRWVVSVSLLFSAAAYALVAVLGHHASIAALAFAFVLLGIGIGASETVTNDLIISTAPADKAGAASAMSETAYEIGAVLGTAVLGTILATTYRANVLVPDGLSAGAHVAAQETLGGAVSAASTLGGSAGQALLESARAAFDSGVTITAGVAAVLMVVAAAGAVVMLKRR comes from the coding sequence GTGTCCGCACTGCTCACCAGCCCCGTCGCCACCCGTGTCCGGGGGAGCCGCGCCCGACGCTTCCTCGCGCTCGCCGTCCTCATGCTGCCGGTGCTGCTCATCTCGGTGGACAACACCGTGCTGAGCTTCGCGCTGCCGTCCATCAGCCGGGCGGTCGAGCCCGACGCCGCCACCCAGCTCTGGATCGTCGACTCCTACCCGCTCGTGCTCGCGGGCCTGCTCGTGGTGATGGGCAGCATCGGCGACCGCATCGGCCGGCGCCGCATCCTGGTGATCGGGGCCACCGGCTTCGCCCTGTTCTCGGTCGCCGCGGCGTTCGCCACCGACGCCTGGATGCTCGTCGCCGCCCGGGTCGCGATGGGGGTCTTCGGCGCGATGCTCATGCCGGCGACGCTCTCCATCATCCGGAACGTCTTCGTCGACGCGGGGGAGCGGCGGATGGCGCTCGCCGTGTGGTCGACGATGTTCGCCGCCGGCAACGCGCTCGGTCCGCTCGTCGGCGGGACCCTGCTCGCACACTTCCACTGGGGCAGCGTCTTCATGGTCGCGGTGCCGATCCTCGTGCTCATGCTCGTCGGCGTGCCGTTCTGCGTGCCGGAGTCGCGGGACCCGCTGCCCGGCCCCGTCGACGTGCCGAGCATGGTGCTGTCGCTCGGTGCCCTCGCGCCGACCGTGTGGGCGATCAAGTCCGTCGTGCACCCGGAGGAGCGCGGGCTCGCCGTCGCCCTGCTCGCCGTCGGCGTGGTCTGCGGCATCGCGTTCGTCCGGCGGCAGCTGCGCTCCCGGACGCCCATGCTCGACCTCCGGCTCTTCCGCAGCACCGCCTTCACCGGCAGCGTCCTCATGAACCTCGCGGCGATGTTCTCGCTGACCGGGTTCCTGTTCTTCATCGCGCAGCACCTGCAGCTCGTCGCCGGCCTCGACCCGTTTGCCTCCGGACTCGTGCTCATCCCGGGGTCCGTGCTCACGATCATCGCCGGGCTCGCGGTGGTGCCGGTCGTCGCCCGGGTCGCGCCGCGCTGGGTCGTGTCGGTCTCGCTGCTGTTCTCGGCGGCGGCCTACGCGCTCGTCGCCGTGCTCGGGCACCACGCGTCGATCGCCGCGCTGGCGTTCGCGTTCGTCCTGCTCGGCATCGGCATCGGGGCGTCGGAGACGGTGACGAACGACCTCATCATCTCGACCGCGCCGGCGGACAAGGCCGGGGCCGCCTCGGCGATGTCCGAGACGGCGTACGAGATCGGCGCGGTCCTCGGCACGGCGGTGCTCGGCACGATCCTGGCGACGACCTACCGCGCCAACGTCCTGGTGCCCGACGGGCTGTCCGCCGGGGCGCACGTCGCCGCGCAGGAGACCCTCGGCGGCGCGGTGTCGGCGGCCTCGACGCTCGGCGGCTCCGCGGGGCAGGCGCTCCTGGAGTCGGCACGTGCGGCCTTCGACTCCGGCGTGACGATCACCGCCGGCGTCGCCGCCGTGCTCATGGTGGTCGCCGCCGCCGGCGCGGTCGTCATGCTCAAGCGCCGCTGA
- a CDS encoding LacI family DNA-binding transcriptional regulator, giving the protein MAGPPRLTEGAAPGGRATILDVAAAAGVSRQTVTRAVNGLSGISAATKERVLAAAERLDYRPSRFGRGLVTGGDHQLGLVVNDLRNPYTPQLASAVFRLAAEQGWNVMLADVDLASDADRMVQALGAQTDVVIGYLGTRRERWNALLGTVPMVELDPHTEPSTAAVRLDPADAVEALADHLVAAGVRHPVVLDHSEAGRPSVRGALVTDALRRRGYLPELVHAAQATAECGAAEATRALARFRRLDAFVAFNDVTALGVLQACRRAGVDVPGAVRVVGVDGLSLGELVAPTLTTLAVDLDEVARVAVDLALGMLAGELPRSGPEVQRTVRHRLLLRESA; this is encoded by the coding sequence ATGGCTGGACCTCCGCGACTGACCGAAGGCGCCGCACCCGGCGGCCGCGCGACGATCCTCGACGTCGCCGCGGCCGCAGGGGTGTCGCGGCAGACGGTCACGCGCGCGGTGAACGGCCTGAGCGGCATCAGTGCCGCGACGAAGGAGCGCGTGCTCGCGGCGGCCGAGCGGCTCGACTACCGCCCGTCGCGGTTCGGCCGGGGCCTCGTCACCGGCGGCGACCACCAGCTCGGTCTCGTCGTCAACGACCTGCGGAACCCCTACACGCCGCAGCTCGCGTCGGCGGTCTTCCGCCTCGCCGCCGAGCAGGGCTGGAACGTCATGCTCGCCGACGTCGACCTGGCGAGCGACGCCGACCGGATGGTGCAGGCGCTCGGTGCCCAGACCGACGTCGTCATCGGGTACCTCGGCACCCGCCGGGAGCGCTGGAACGCGTTGCTCGGCACCGTCCCGATGGTGGAGCTCGACCCGCACACCGAACCGTCGACGGCAGCGGTGCGGCTCGACCCCGCCGATGCCGTCGAGGCCCTCGCCGACCACCTGGTCGCCGCCGGCGTGCGGCACCCGGTGGTGCTCGACCACTCCGAGGCCGGCCGGCCGAGCGTCCGCGGTGCGCTCGTGACCGACGCCCTGCGCCGCCGCGGGTACCTGCCGGAGCTCGTGCACGCCGCCCAGGCGACGGCGGAGTGCGGTGCGGCCGAGGCGACACGGGCACTCGCGCGGTTCCGTCGGCTCGACGCGTTCGTGGCGTTCAACGACGTCACGGCGCTCGGCGTCCTGCAGGCCTGCCGACGTGCGGGGGTGGACGTGCCGGGTGCGGTGCGGGTGGTCGGTGTGGACGGCCTGTCGCTCGGGGAGCTCGTGGCGCCGACGCTCACGACGCTCGCGGTCGACCTCGACGAGGTCGCGCGCGTAGCCGTCGACCTCGCGCTCGGCATGCTCGCGGGGGAGCTGCCGCGTTCCGGTCCGGAGGTCCAGCGGACGGTCCGGCACCGGCTGCTCCTGCGGGAGTCGGCCTAG
- a CDS encoding aldo/keto reductase codes for MSAQTATTSSTSPTGEQAPGWAVLGPGQIARRFLSQLPASDSGAVLAAAGSTSAERARAFADEAVGHGFADVAAGTHTDALADPRVDAVYVSTVHTGHAALVLAALEAGKAVLCEKPLAPNHGTAMALADAARQAGLPLVEAYMYRFHPQTAALLDLVREGAVGEVTHVDAAFAFRAGERTGRLFDVDTAGGGILDVGGYPVTMAAAVVQAATGVAVAEPTELSAHGTLGPTGVDEWTVAQLTYRGGITASVRTGVRVQDDNAVTVHGSRGRIVLTDPWTLGDAPTIQVHTVDEDPRTLTFPGAHPYALEADATTDALRTGSVDAAQMTLDESLATARTLDRWRAAIGLRYPFEAETADIPTVSGRPLTVAAHEPDRAGNPMRYGEVPGVGKQMSRLVMGVDNQPDLAHASAIFDLFVEQGGNVFDTGYVYGGGVLEGRLGRWIQNRGVREDVVVITKGAHTPFCDPESLTRQLLESLDRQGTDYADVYMMHRDNPDIPVGEFVDVLDEHRRAGRIRVYGGSNWTTARFDEANAWARANGKHGFEVLSNHFGLAEAYDVPWDGCVHATDAASKAWLEERQVPLLPWSSQARGFFTGRATPEDTSDAELVRCYYSDANFERLRRATELGERFSVPATAIALAYVLHQPFPTFPLFGPRTIAEARSSMTGLSVDLTPEQVAWLDLRD; via the coding sequence ATGTCAGCGCAGACCGCGACCACCTCCAGCACCAGCCCGACCGGCGAGCAGGCCCCCGGGTGGGCCGTCCTCGGCCCCGGCCAGATCGCACGCCGCTTCCTGTCCCAGCTGCCGGCCAGCGACTCCGGTGCCGTGCTCGCAGCCGCCGGCAGCACGTCGGCCGAGCGGGCACGGGCCTTCGCCGACGAGGCCGTCGGGCACGGCTTCGCCGACGTCGCGGCCGGGACCCACACCGACGCCCTCGCCGATCCCCGCGTCGACGCCGTCTACGTCTCGACCGTGCACACGGGCCACGCCGCACTCGTGCTCGCCGCGCTCGAGGCGGGCAAGGCCGTGCTCTGCGAGAAGCCGCTCGCGCCGAACCACGGCACCGCGATGGCGCTGGCGGACGCCGCACGGCAGGCCGGACTGCCCCTCGTCGAGGCCTACATGTACCGGTTCCACCCGCAGACCGCCGCGCTGCTCGACCTCGTGCGCGAGGGCGCGGTCGGCGAGGTCACGCACGTCGACGCGGCGTTCGCCTTCCGGGCGGGCGAGCGCACCGGTCGGCTGTTCGACGTCGACACCGCCGGCGGCGGCATCCTCGACGTCGGCGGGTACCCGGTGACGATGGCGGCGGCGGTCGTGCAGGCCGCCACCGGCGTCGCCGTCGCCGAGCCCACCGAGCTCAGCGCGCACGGCACCCTCGGCCCGACCGGGGTCGACGAGTGGACCGTCGCGCAGCTGACCTACCGGGGCGGCATCACCGCGTCCGTCCGCACCGGTGTCCGCGTGCAGGACGACAACGCCGTCACCGTGCACGGCAGCCGGGGGCGCATCGTGCTCACCGACCCGTGGACCCTCGGCGACGCCCCCACGATCCAGGTCCACACCGTCGACGAGGACCCCCGCACCCTGACCTTCCCCGGGGCGCACCCCTACGCGCTCGAGGCCGACGCCACCACCGACGCCCTGCGCACGGGGTCGGTCGACGCGGCGCAGATGACGCTCGACGAGTCCCTGGCGACGGCCCGCACGCTCGACCGGTGGCGTGCCGCGATCGGTCTCCGCTACCCGTTCGAGGCCGAGACCGCGGACATCCCGACCGTGTCCGGCCGACCGCTCACGGTCGCCGCGCACGAGCCGGACCGCGCCGGCAACCCGATGCGCTACGGCGAGGTCCCGGGCGTCGGCAAGCAGATGTCCCGCCTGGTGATGGGCGTCGACAACCAGCCCGACCTGGCGCACGCCAGCGCGATCTTCGACCTGTTCGTCGAGCAGGGCGGCAACGTCTTCGACACCGGCTACGTCTACGGCGGCGGCGTGCTCGAGGGACGGCTCGGCCGGTGGATCCAGAACCGCGGGGTCCGCGAGGACGTCGTCGTCATCACGAAGGGCGCGCACACGCCCTTCTGCGACCCGGAGTCGCTGACGAGGCAGCTGCTCGAGAGCCTGGACCGCCAGGGCACCGACTACGCGGACGTCTACATGATGCACCGGGACAACCCCGACATCCCGGTCGGGGAGTTCGTCGACGTCCTCGACGAGCACCGCCGCGCCGGCCGCATCCGGGTCTACGGCGGCTCGAACTGGACGACCGCGCGCTTCGACGAGGCGAACGCGTGGGCGCGCGCGAACGGCAAGCACGGGTTCGAGGTGCTCAGCAACCACTTCGGGCTGGCCGAGGCGTACGACGTGCCGTGGGACGGCTGCGTGCACGCGACCGACGCCGCGTCGAAGGCCTGGCTCGAGGAGCGCCAGGTCCCACTGCTGCCCTGGTCGTCGCAGGCGCGCGGGTTCTTCACCGGGCGGGCGACGCCGGAGGACACCAGCGACGCCGAGCTCGTGCGCTGCTACTACAGCGACGCGAACTTCGAGCGGCTCCGCCGCGCGACCGAGCTCGGCGAGCGGTTCAGCGTGCCGGCCACCGCGATCGCCCTGGCGTACGTGCTCCACCAGCCGTTCCCGACGTTCCCGCTCTTCGGTCCGCGTACGATCGCGGAGGCCCGGTCCTCGATGACCGGCCTCTCCGTCGACCTCACCCCGGAACAGGTGGCATGGCTGGACCTCCGCGACTGA
- a CDS encoding TetR/AcrR family transcriptional regulator: MASARDRVLDSFVAIVCEEGERPATLDAVAARAGVSKGGLLYHFGSKAALVEGLCERLSDLSAIDVDRMREAEDGPARYFVRNCLFVGSELDLALLAASRLQQAGYEEAGRTLDDTENAWLETLVEALGDEPTAQAVKLLGDGLYHQASLGAASDVRPHRGSVDMEPLLTVVDRLIATRPGA, from the coding sequence ATGGCCAGTGCCCGTGACCGCGTCCTCGACAGCTTCGTCGCCATCGTGTGCGAGGAAGGCGAGCGTCCCGCGACCCTCGACGCAGTCGCCGCGCGCGCCGGGGTGTCGAAGGGCGGACTGCTCTACCACTTCGGGTCCAAGGCGGCGCTGGTCGAGGGGCTCTGCGAACGGCTCTCCGACCTGTCCGCGATCGACGTCGACCGGATGCGCGAGGCCGAGGACGGGCCCGCCCGCTACTTCGTCCGCAACTGCCTGTTCGTCGGCAGCGAGCTCGACCTCGCGCTCCTCGCCGCGAGCCGCCTGCAGCAGGCCGGGTACGAGGAAGCCGGACGGACCCTCGACGACACCGAGAACGCGTGGCTCGAGACCCTGGTCGAGGCACTCGGCGACGAGCCGACGGCCCAGGCGGTGAAGCTCCTCGGCGACGGTCTGTACCACCAGGCGTCGCTCGGGGCCGCGAGCGACGTCCGGCCGCACCGCGGCAGCGTCGACATGGAGCCGCTGCTCACCGTCGTCGACCGGCTCATCGCGACCCGACCCGGAGCGTGA
- the ribH gene encoding 6,7-dimethyl-8-ribityllumazine synthase: MSGAGAADRDQVDGSGIRVAIIAGQWHDEIAAGLLAGAQREVERLGATADVIPVPGSFELPVVAKTALEAGFDAAVALGVIIRGGTPHFEYVSDAATSGLTRVAIDTGKPVGFGVLTLDDEQQGLDRAGLPDSKEDKGAEAAHAAISTAVTLRTLRVLA; the protein is encoded by the coding sequence ATGAGCGGAGCAGGCGCGGCAGACCGCGACCAGGTCGACGGCAGCGGCATCCGGGTGGCGATCATCGCCGGGCAGTGGCACGACGAGATCGCGGCGGGGCTCCTCGCCGGGGCCCAGCGCGAGGTCGAGCGCCTCGGCGCCACGGCCGACGTCATCCCGGTCCCGGGGAGCTTCGAGCTGCCCGTGGTCGCGAAGACCGCGCTCGAGGCCGGGTTCGACGCCGCGGTCGCCCTCGGGGTGATCATCCGCGGCGGCACCCCGCACTTCGAGTACGTCTCCGACGCGGCGACGAGCGGGCTCACCCGGGTCGCGATCGACACCGGCAAGCCGGTCGGCTTCGGCGTGCTGACGCTCGACGACGAGCAGCAGGGCCTCGACCGGGCCGGGCTGCCCGACTCGAAGGAGGACAAGGGTGCCGAGGCCGCGCACGCCGCGATCAGCACGGCCGTCACCCTCCGGACCCTGCGCGTCCTGGCGTAG
- a CDS encoding riboflavin synthase, with protein sequence MFTGIIEELGTVTAVEQQGDSVALTVHGPVVVQDARHGDSIATSGVCLTVVEQTPETFTAFVMKQTLDMSAHGALRVGDRLNLERAASVGDRLGGHIVQGHIDGTATVLETADGDGWRRVRFSLSPALSPLIVDKGSVALDGVSLTVSAVSPEDTAPDAAWFEVSLIPETLEATTLGLRVPGDRVNVETDVLARHVRRMLRLDAATVSAQEAR encoded by the coding sequence GTGTTCACCGGCATCATCGAGGAACTCGGCACCGTCACCGCCGTCGAGCAGCAGGGCGACTCCGTCGCGCTCACCGTGCACGGCCCCGTCGTCGTGCAGGACGCCCGCCACGGCGACTCGATCGCGACCAGTGGCGTCTGCCTGACCGTCGTCGAGCAGACCCCCGAGACCTTCACCGCCTTCGTCATGAAGCAGACCCTCGACATGAGCGCCCACGGTGCGCTCCGCGTGGGGGACCGCCTGAACCTCGAGCGTGCCGCGTCGGTCGGCGACCGGCTCGGCGGCCACATCGTGCAGGGCCACATCGACGGCACGGCGACCGTGCTCGAGACGGCCGACGGCGACGGCTGGCGCCGCGTGCGCTTCTCGCTCAGCCCGGCGCTCAGCCCGCTGATCGTCGACAAGGGGTCGGTCGCCCTCGACGGCGTCTCGCTCACGGTCAGCGCGGTCTCGCCGGAGGACACCGCCCCCGACGCCGCCTGGTTCGAGGTCAGCCTGATCCCCGAGACGCTCGAGGCGACGACCCTCGGCCTCCGCGTCCCCGGCGACCGGGTCAACGTGGAGACGGACGTCCTGGCCCGTCACGTCCGGCGGATGCTGCGGCTCGACGCCGCCACGGTGTCCGCACAGGAGGCCCGGTGA
- a CDS encoding cell wall anchor protein gives MNKYVSRGLWFALCVGGLTLGGAAAANAATTSGADGTVSGTQVVPSVDAPVSLTGNALGVLGDAVSSATATPAAASPSPSSAAVPSTAPTTSGANGTASGTQVVPQVTAPVHVGGNAVAVGGDAASTAAPAAAPAPAAPSTAAPSSAPATSGADGTASGTQVAGDVTAPVTATGNAVAVGGDAASTSAPAGTSSSAPSSAAPSSAAASSAAPSTSGSDGTASGTQVSPVVSAPVTVSGNGVGVLGDGTSTDSARPTGSSSSTGTPASASTSGQDGLLSGTQVLGAVSVPVTVGGNGIGLIGDGTSTGTGTGTSGSTGSAPVVGGSTSGSDGTASGTQVTPVVSVPVTVGGNGIGLIGDGTSTGTGTGTSGSTGSAPVVDGSTSGSDGTASGTQVTPVVSVPVTVGGNGIGLIGDGTSTGTGTDTSGSTGSTGSAPVVGGSTSGSDGTGSGTQVAPVVSVPVTVGGNGIGLIGDGTSTGTGTGSSTSTGSTPVVGGSTSGSDGTASGTQVTPVVSVPVTVGGNGIGVVGDGTSTGTGSSTSTGSTPVVGGSTSGSDGTGSGTQVSPVIDLPITIGGNGIGIVGDGTSTGTAPGTGTGTTPGDGGNPGDGTTPGDGTTPGDGTAPGDGTAPGDGTAPGDGTAPGDGTTPGDGTTPGDGTNPGDGTTPGTVTNPGTSTGTTDVPRASTPAVVTTSVVRTTGATVGGTTTVAAGDATTAGEGAGQQQLAYTGASSPVLPLGFALLLLLAGAGTLVLRRRH, from the coding sequence ATGAACAAGTACGTCTCGCGAGGGCTCTGGTTCGCCCTCTGCGTCGGCGGCCTCACGCTCGGAGGAGCGGCTGCGGCGAACGCGGCCACGACCTCCGGAGCCGACGGCACCGTCTCGGGCACCCAGGTGGTCCCGTCCGTGGACGCCCCGGTGTCCCTCACCGGCAACGCACTCGGGGTGCTCGGCGACGCGGTGTCGTCGGCGACCGCGACCCCGGCCGCTGCCTCGCCGTCCCCCTCGAGCGCGGCGGTGCCGTCCACGGCTCCGACGACCTCGGGTGCGAACGGCACGGCCTCCGGCACGCAGGTCGTGCCGCAGGTGACCGCCCCGGTGCACGTCGGCGGCAACGCCGTCGCGGTCGGTGGCGACGCCGCCTCCACCGCAGCACCCGCCGCTGCACCGGCTCCCGCAGCACCGAGCACGGCAGCACCGAGCTCGGCACCGGCGACGTCCGGTGCCGACGGCACGGCCTCCGGCACGCAGGTGGCCGGTGACGTGACCGCTCCGGTCACCGCCACCGGCAACGCCGTGGCCGTCGGCGGCGACGCTGCGTCGACGTCGGCCCCCGCCGGCACGTCGTCGTCCGCTCCGTCCTCGGCGGCGCCGTCCTCGGCGGCAGCGTCTTCGGCGGCGCCGAGCACGTCGGGGTCGGACGGCACGGCCTCGGGGACGCAGGTGTCCCCGGTCGTCAGCGCCCCGGTCACGGTCTCGGGCAACGGAGTCGGCGTCCTCGGCGACGGGACGAGCACCGACTCGGCGCGGCCCACCGGCTCCTCGTCCTCGACCGGCACTCCCGCGTCGGCCAGCACCTCGGGTCAGGACGGACTGCTCTCGGGCACCCAGGTGCTCGGTGCGGTCTCGGTCCCGGTGACGGTCGGTGGGAACGGCATCGGTCTGATCGGTGACGGAACGAGCACGGGTACGGGTACGGGCACGTCGGGTTCGACGGGTTCCGCGCCGGTCGTGGGTGGTTCGACCTCCGGGTCGGACGGCACGGCTTCGGGGACGCAGGTCACTCCGGTGGTCTCGGTTCCGGTGACGGTCGGTGGGAACGGCATCGGTCTGATCGGTGACGGAACGAGCACGGGTACGGGTACGGGCACGTCGGGTTCGACGGGTTCCGCGCCGGTCGTGGATGGTTCGACCTCCGGGTCGGACGGCACGGCTTCGGGGACGCAGGTCACTCCGGTGGTCTCGGTCCCGGTGACGGTCGGTGGGAACGGCATCGGTCTGATCGGTGACGGAACGAGCACCGGCACGGGTACGGACACGTCGGGTTCGACGGGTTCGACGGGTTCCGCGCCGGTCGTGGGTGGTTCGACCTCTGGTTCGGACGGCACGGGTTCGGGGACGCAGGTCGCTCCGGTGGTCTCGGTCCCGGTGACGGTCGGTGGGAACGGCATCGGTCTGATCGGTGACGGAACGAGCACTGGCACGGGTACCGGTTCGTCGACCTCGACCGGTTCGACGCCGGTGGTGGGTGGTTCGACCTCCGGGTCGGACGGCACGGCTTCGGGGACGCAGGTCACTCCGGTTGTCTCGGTTCCGGTGACGGTCGGTGGGAACGGCATCGGCGTCGTCGGTGACGGCACCAGCACGGGTACCGGTTCGTCGACCTCGACCGGTTCGACGCCGGTCGTGGGCGGTTCGACCTCTGGGTCGGACGGTACGGGTTCCGGGACGCAGGTCAGCCCGGTGATCGACCTGCCCATCACCATCGGTGGGAACGGCATCGGCATCGTCGGTGACGGCACCAGCACCGGGACCGCTCCTGGTACCGGGACCGGCACGACCCCGGGTGACGGTGGAAATCCCGGTGACGGCACCACCCCTGGTGACGGCACCACCCCTGGTGACGGCACCGCTCCTGGTGACGGCACCGCTCCTGGTGACGGCACCGCTCCTGGTGACGGCACCGCTCCTGGTGACGGCACCACCCCTGGTGACGGCACCACCCCTGGTGACGGCACGAACCCCGGTGACGGCACCACGCCCGGAACCGTGACCAACCCCGGGACGTCCACGGGCACGACCGACGTGCCCCGGGCCTCCACTCCGGCCGTGGTGACCACCTCGGTCGTCCGCACCACCGGAGCGACCGTCGGCGGGACGACCACCGTGGCGGCGGGGGACGCGACGACGGCAGGCGAGGGTGCCGGCCAGCAGCAGCTGGCCTACACCGGAGCGTCCTCGCCGGTGCTGCCCCTCGGGTTCGCGCTCCTGCTGCTCCTCGCCGGTGCGGGCACGCTCGTGCTCCGTCGTCGGCACTGA
- a CDS encoding GNAT family N-acetyltransferase, producing MVSIFNAPTRNMDVVTLHEVLRLRQDVFVVEQECAYADVDGRDLEPGTVQFWAGQGSVDATLRLLREPDGTERIGRVATAKHARGQGLAGQLIEAAIAESRSPVIVLGAQAHLEQWYARFGFVRSGDEYLEDRIPHVPMTRTR from the coding sequence GTGGTCTCGATCTTCAACGCCCCGACCCGCAACATGGACGTCGTCACGCTCCACGAGGTCCTCCGGCTGCGGCAGGACGTCTTCGTCGTCGAACAGGAGTGCGCCTACGCCGACGTCGACGGCCGCGACCTGGAACCCGGCACGGTGCAGTTCTGGGCCGGTCAGGGCTCGGTCGACGCCACGCTCCGCCTGCTGCGCGAGCCCGACGGCACCGAGCGGATCGGACGCGTCGCGACGGCGAAGCACGCCCGCGGCCAGGGCCTCGCCGGGCAGCTCATCGAGGCGGCGATCGCCGAGTCCCGCTCCCCCGTCATCGTGCTCGGCGCACAGGCACACCTCGAGCAGTGGTACGCCCGGTTCGGCTTCGTGCGCTCGGGCGACGAGTACCTGGAGGACCGCATCCCCCACGTCCCGATGACCCGGACGCGCTGA
- a CDS encoding Lrp/AsnC family transcriptional regulator, whose amino-acid sequence MSDRAARRPEPAPRLDEVDERILWTLAADARIPNNRLAAAVGIAPSTCLARVRALEDAGVIRGYRADVDVARLGFSIEAMVSVRVHAAARRELRDFAKRLLRVPVVQDVSFLAGDKDFLVHIACESTEQLRDFVADELSGDPSVATTQTNIVFERLVADRSGQGRSFDELRRWRA is encoded by the coding sequence GTGTCCGATCGCGCTGCCCGTCGCCCCGAGCCCGCTCCGCGCCTCGACGAGGTCGACGAACGCATCCTCTGGACGCTCGCGGCCGACGCCCGGATCCCGAACAACCGACTGGCCGCTGCGGTCGGCATCGCACCGTCGACGTGCCTGGCCCGTGTCCGGGCGCTCGAGGACGCCGGGGTGATCCGGGGGTACCGCGCCGACGTCGACGTCGCCCGGCTCGGGTTCTCGATCGAGGCGATGGTGTCCGTGCGAGTGCACGCCGCCGCCCGCCGCGAACTCCGCGACTTCGCGAAGCGGCTGCTCCGGGTGCCCGTCGTGCAGGACGTGTCGTTCCTGGCCGGCGACAAGGACTTCCTCGTGCACATCGCCTGCGAGTCGACGGAACAGCTCCGGGACTTCGTCGCCGACGAGCTCAGCGGCGACCCGTCGGTGGCGACGACGCAGACGAACATCGTGTTCGAGCGGCTCGTCGCCGACCGCTCCGGGCAGGGGCGCTCGTTCGACGAGCTCCGACGCTGGCGCGCATGA
- a CDS encoding phage holin family protein, with amino-acid sequence MSTTDHDDTPTAKPSLRDTVTAGLVQKALEPVLRAVRDEVASARREIGERIDGARTGLVLTGIAVGSALTTLVLLAGLVVALLALALPVWAATAVTFVLFALVTAVLFAIGVRGIRRGVPPVPADTVRAAKDRVTHAADAPARRD; translated from the coding sequence GTGAGCACCACCGACCACGACGACACCCCGACCGCCAAGCCGTCGCTGCGTGACACCGTCACCGCGGGCCTGGTGCAGAAGGCACTGGAACCGGTCCTGCGGGCGGTGCGCGACGAGGTGGCCTCGGCTCGGCGGGAGATCGGCGAGCGCATCGACGGGGCGAGGACCGGGCTCGTGCTGACCGGGATCGCCGTGGGTTCCGCCCTGACGACGCTCGTGCTGCTGGCGGGCCTCGTGGTCGCGCTCCTGGCACTGGCGCTGCCGGTCTGGGCGGCGACCGCCGTCACGTTCGTCCTGTTCGCGCTGGTCACCGCCGTGCTGTTCGCGATCGGCGTCCGGGGCATCCGACGAGGTGTGCCGCCGGTGCCGGCGGACACGGTCCGGGCCGCGAAGGACCGGGTGACGCACGCAGCCGACGCTCCGGCCCGACGCGACTGA
- a CDS encoding DUF5997 family protein, which translates to MAQEQTMKPETAAKKLGILLAAAPESFRDAPVTRTAFDELRNEPPTWLEDLRRDGPHPRPVVAQKLGVSISGLTRAGVEDPLTTAEIKTLLEQKPEWLVRERATQAAVHAENARVKQERAAKAAARDED; encoded by the coding sequence ATGGCGCAGGAACAGACCATGAAGCCCGAGACGGCTGCGAAGAAGCTCGGCATCTTGCTGGCGGCCGCTCCGGAGTCCTTCCGGGACGCTCCCGTCACGCGGACCGCCTTCGACGAGCTCCGGAACGAACCCCCGACGTGGCTCGAGGACCTCCGACGCGACGGTCCGCACCCGCGACCGGTCGTGGCGCAGAAGCTGGGGGTGTCCATCTCCGGGCTCACCCGTGCCGGCGTCGAGGACCCGCTGACCACCGCGGAGATCAAGACGCTGCTCGAGCAGAAGCCCGAGTGGCTCGTCCGCGAGCGAGCGACGCAGGCCGCGGTGCACGCCGAGAACGCCCGGGTGAAGCAGGAGCGCGCCGCGAAGGCCGCCGCCCGCGACGAGGACTGA